A genomic segment from Nonomuraea helvata encodes:
- a CDS encoding NAD(P)H-binding protein, whose amino-acid sequence MMILVTGATGNTGSHVVAELAQAGQRVRALVRDPRGVTLPPGVQPVTGDLNRPDSLADALIGVRGVFLLPGYADMPGLLAQMRRAGVERVVLLSGGSAALADMSNAISRYMTLSERAVREAGMPWTFLRPRAFMSNALRWLPQLRAGDLVRVPFAAVAAAAIDPADIAAVAARALTGDGHEGRIHELTGPDSLLPADQVAVLAKVLGRDLRCEALPDEEARVEMEATMPAEYVDAFFSFYVDGTLDESHVLPTVREVTGHPPRTFGQWAEAHADAFR is encoded by the coding sequence ATGATGATCTTAGTGACCGGCGCCACCGGCAACACCGGGTCGCACGTGGTGGCCGAGCTGGCCCAGGCGGGGCAGCGGGTGCGCGCGCTGGTGCGCGACCCTCGGGGCGTCACTCTGCCGCCCGGCGTCCAGCCCGTCACCGGCGACCTGAACCGGCCCGACAGCCTGGCCGATGCGCTGATCGGCGTGCGGGGAGTGTTCCTGCTGCCGGGATATGCGGACATGCCCGGCCTGCTGGCCCAGATGCGCCGAGCCGGGGTGGAACGGGTCGTGCTGCTGTCGGGCGGCTCCGCCGCGCTGGCGGACATGAGCAATGCGATCTCCCGCTACATGACGCTTTCCGAGCGCGCCGTACGGGAGGCGGGCATGCCCTGGACGTTCCTGCGGCCCAGGGCGTTCATGTCCAACGCGCTGCGCTGGTTGCCGCAGCTTCGGGCCGGGGACCTGGTGCGCGTGCCGTTCGCCGCAGTCGCGGCCGCCGCCATCGACCCCGCCGACATCGCGGCCGTGGCGGCCCGGGCGCTGACGGGTGACGGGCATGAGGGCCGGATCCACGAGCTGACCGGCCCGGACTCGCTGCTGCCCGCCGACCAGGTCGCCGTACTGGCCAAGGTGCTGGGCAGGGACCTGCGCTGCGAGGCTCTGCCGGATGAGGAAGCCCGGGTCGAGATGGAGGCGACCATGCCGGCGGAGTACGTCGACGCCTTCTTCAGCTTCTACGTCGACGGCACACTCGACGAGTCGCACGTCCTGCCGACCGTACGGGAGGTGACCGGACACCCGCCCCGTACCTTCGGACAGTGGGCGGAAGCACACGCCGACGCCTTTCGCTGA
- a CDS encoding cold-shock protein, which yields MASGTVKWFNAEKGFGFIEQDGGGADVFAHYSNIVANGGYRELREGQKVSFDIVQGQKGPQAENIVAA from the coding sequence ATGGCTTCCGGAACCGTCAAGTGGTTCAACGCCGAAAAGGGCTTCGGCTTCATCGAGCAGGACGGCGGCGGCGCCGACGTCTTCGCGCACTACTCCAACATCGTGGCCAACGGCGGCTACCGCGAGCTGCGCGAGGGCCAGAAGGTGTCCTTCGACATCGTCCAGGGCCAGAAGGGCCCGCAGGCGGAGAACATCGTCGCTGCCTGA
- a CDS encoding TIGR02996 domain-containing protein encodes MQGTEVEDELRVHPDDLASWLAYSDWLLEQGDARGTLIRLEQRLARTRPADRPAVEREIADLVAEHEGGWDDGLPATARVLARRHGFASEVAVAWSDDIRDVLEQVLRGRFVTTLSITPNAAADDEDWDDDEDWDDDEGEGSPGAEVRPGCFDMKALDGLDAGRLVELDLSYLDLGPDGAEILATSLRTDRLRALRLRYCRIGDAGLAALAASPHLRGLRRLHLQRNRVTAEGVRSLRRFPELTELDLRYNDIGEAGAEALLAAPFAGSLERLWLYDSDVGQDGVRKLAQATNLPSGLRSLWRAM; translated from the coding sequence ATGCAGGGGACCGAAGTCGAAGACGAGTTACGGGTCCATCCCGACGACCTCGCCTCGTGGCTCGCCTACAGCGACTGGCTGCTGGAGCAGGGCGACGCCAGAGGCACGCTGATCCGTCTCGAGCAGCGCCTGGCACGCACCCGCCCCGCCGATCGCCCGGCCGTGGAGCGTGAGATCGCGGACCTCGTCGCGGAGCACGAGGGCGGATGGGACGACGGGTTGCCGGCGACGGCGCGTGTGCTGGCGCGCCGGCACGGCTTCGCCTCGGAGGTGGCCGTCGCGTGGTCGGACGACATCCGCGATGTCCTGGAGCAGGTGCTGCGCGGCCGGTTCGTCACCACGCTGAGCATCACGCCGAACGCGGCGGCCGACGACGAGGACTGGGACGACGACGAGGACTGGGACGACGACGAGGGGGAAGGCAGCCCGGGAGCCGAGGTGCGCCCTGGGTGTTTCGACATGAAGGCGCTCGACGGGCTGGACGCCGGACGACTCGTCGAGCTCGACCTCTCCTATCTGGACCTCGGCCCCGACGGCGCCGAAATCCTCGCCACCTCGCTCCGCACGGATCGGTTGCGGGCGCTGCGACTGCGGTATTGCCGGATCGGCGACGCCGGTCTGGCGGCCCTCGCGGCGTCCCCGCACCTGCGCGGGCTGCGCCGCCTGCACCTGCAGCGCAACAGGGTGACCGCCGAGGGTGTGCGTTCCCTGCGTCGGTTTCCGGAACTGACCGAGCTCGACCTGCGATACAACGACATCGGTGAGGCGGGCGCGGAGGCCCTGCTCGCCGCCCCGTTCGCCGGGTCACTCGAGCGGCTGTGGCTGTACGACTCCGATGTGGGCCAGGACGGTGTGCGGAAACTGGCACAGGCCACGAACCTTCCGTCGGGGCTGCGCAGCTTGTGGAGGGCCATGTGA
- a CDS encoding DUF6745 domain-containing protein — protein sequence MNPPGPARSTADEREEHSRDGAAAERRAWESAARACYREIGVPFPERVVWVSSPLVGAFAAPIAACLSIGHRNTRVLNSVYRAVDDTAGQTVGRAVRAAVQAAADGAMSDPVHGAAATALHTEITARMGSALAAVVRDTPHEAVRETAHDTLPREESRILPTTPLATLAEASDEAVRAAVDAAVGGPRQDTIRGEVRRLWRARLDFQRSGTWLNLVGHFQQTAALPLDEEQPQRPIAERIAEQAPAGWWWWPFQDFVMLCPRPAEIHLEQVGEGAGATHRPHRADGPAAGWADGFGVYFWHGTHVPRAVIDDTLTTDEILRESNAEIRRCAIERRGWDRFIAEAGLAQIGPAVPDPGNPGQTLTLHDVPEGIYATHVRVLLCTNGTVERDGTRRRFGLTVPADCTDPLQAAAWTYGLTPAQYAAAQRRS from the coding sequence GTGAATCCACCGGGTCCAGCCCGTTCGACGGCCGACGAACGGGAGGAGCACAGCCGGGACGGCGCCGCCGCCGAGAGGCGGGCGTGGGAGTCCGCCGCCCGTGCCTGCTACCGGGAGATCGGCGTCCCGTTCCCGGAACGGGTCGTATGGGTCTCCTCACCGCTCGTCGGCGCGTTCGCCGCACCGATCGCCGCCTGCCTGAGCATCGGTCACCGCAACACCCGCGTCCTCAACTCCGTCTACCGCGCGGTGGACGACACCGCAGGTCAGACCGTCGGCCGCGCAGTGCGCGCCGCGGTCCAGGCGGCGGCGGACGGCGCGATGAGCGATCCGGTGCATGGCGCGGCGGCCACCGCCCTGCACACCGAGATCACCGCGAGAATGGGCTCCGCGCTGGCCGCGGTCGTGCGGGACACGCCGCACGAAGCGGTACGGGAAACGGCGCACGACACTCTCCCCCGCGAAGAAAGCCGGATCCTGCCCACCACCCCGTTGGCCACGCTCGCCGAGGCGTCGGACGAGGCCGTACGGGCGGCGGTGGACGCGGCGGTCGGCGGGCCGCGGCAGGACACGATCCGCGGCGAGGTGCGCCGGCTGTGGCGGGCTCGCCTCGACTTCCAGCGCTCCGGTACGTGGCTGAACCTCGTCGGCCACTTCCAGCAGACCGCGGCCCTGCCGCTCGACGAGGAGCAGCCGCAGCGACCCATCGCGGAGCGGATCGCGGAGCAGGCGCCCGCCGGCTGGTGGTGGTGGCCCTTCCAGGACTTCGTCATGCTCTGTCCGCGTCCGGCCGAGATTCACCTCGAGCAGGTCGGCGAGGGCGCCGGGGCCACGCACCGGCCACACCGCGCCGACGGCCCCGCGGCCGGCTGGGCCGACGGTTTCGGGGTGTACTTCTGGCACGGGACCCACGTCCCCCGAGCCGTCATCGACGACACCCTCACCACGGACGAGATCCTCCGCGAATCCAACGCCGAGATCCGCCGCTGCGCCATCGAACGCCGCGGCTGGGACCGCTTCATCGCCGAGGCCGGCCTGGCCCAGATCGGACCCGCCGTGCCCGACCCCGGCAACCCCGGCCAGACCCTCACCCTGCACGACGTCCCCGAAGGCATCTACGCCACACACGTGCGGGTTCTGCTGTGCACCAACGGCACCGTCGAACGGGACGGCACCCGCCGCCGCTTCGGCCTCACCGTCCCTGCCGACTGCACCGACCCCCTCCAGGCCGCCGCCTGGACCTACGGCCTCACTCCGGCGCAGTACGCCGCGGCACAACGACGATCCTGA
- a CDS encoding matrixin family metalloprotease: MSYRMLLSALIIAAAVTVTAAPAGANGFGSENGCCPFADNAKHWYTSETLETRTKSAAKAAMLNLDSQTDMTVAYDSTPDPSTDVESFDRYYVDYWDLDWDGSSTGYNLFAYSKCVKNIPPADSTQAWRCDQYEVRYDLKDIDWMSTTQRQALACHEIGHTIGLDHSTESGSCLRTGSHTVTKYGTHDVAHINGRY; encoded by the coding sequence ATGTCTTACAGAATGCTACTGTCGGCGCTCATCATCGCGGCGGCGGTCACCGTGACGGCCGCTCCCGCCGGCGCCAACGGGTTCGGCTCGGAGAACGGCTGCTGCCCCTTCGCCGACAACGCCAAGCACTGGTACACCTCCGAGACGCTGGAGACGCGTACCAAGAGCGCGGCCAAGGCCGCCATGCTGAACCTGGACTCCCAGACCGACATGACCGTGGCCTACGACAGCACCCCCGACCCGAGCACGGACGTCGAGTCGTTCGACCGCTACTACGTCGACTACTGGGACCTGGACTGGGACGGCTCCAGCACCGGCTACAACCTCTTCGCCTACTCGAAATGCGTCAAGAACATCCCGCCGGCCGACAGCACCCAGGCCTGGCGCTGCGACCAGTACGAGGTCCGCTACGACCTGAAGGACATCGACTGGATGAGCACCACCCAGCGGCAGGCGCTGGCCTGCCACGAGATCGGGCACACGATCGGCCTCGACCACTCGACCGAGTCCGGCTCCTGCCTGCGTACCGGCTCCCACACTGTCACCAAGTACGGCACGCATGACGTCGCCCACATCAACGGCCGTTACTAG
- a CDS encoding putative Ig domain-containing protein: MLPLSRRSFFGAAGLAAVAGSGLLPASATPAWALDTDEASTAEKAFAHPGLLHSRADLDRMSSAVAAGRDPIASGFAAMAAHARSQHTYAVQNTGQITTWGRGPTNFANQAAADAAAAYQNALMWAITGDVRHADKARDILDAWAASLTGITGADGQLGAGLQGFKLVNAAEILRHSGYDGWPEASVRRCAGSFAEVWYPAVSGYCLYANGNWDLAALRTVLAIAVFCDDRVMFEDAMRFATAGAGNGSVLHRIVTAAGQGQESGRDQPHEQLAVGLLADAAQVAWQQGVDLFGFAGDRILANFEYFARYNLGDDSVPFTADLDRTGKYIKTAVSDRQRGVFRPLWEMAYAHYVGRLGKSAPCTEKVIFRGAGGTRVVEGYDDDHPSWGTLTFAGTERGSGMPAAPTAPAGVTAAAGEAGIDLVWPAVVGARTYAVWRKEPGSDAYTLLVDGLTATSYTDRTTAAGRAYAYTVAAAGGQGAGPRSLPVVAARGLPAPWHTDDIGEARPKGSTGYDGERITMEAGGTGIAADADSFRFAWLPLSGDGAVTARVVYPLSSQYSQVGVMVRGSLEAGAPHAAMLLQGLPLHAWSGVWTVRAKPGGTTRGTGSLPVPPSQRPSITTNAAFPISELGPLPESATPLECPYVEAAGDGYRLRMPYWVRITRKGTLLTGEISPDGHEWTKVGADELPLGEHALVGLAFTSCLGVAEDYAETGTACFDNVTIQARGTSWSVPEPQSGVSEVRATGDDSAIELEWRDDDLSGRYTVWRRDTERGPYRVLATGVAPVGFGTRARFRDATGVPGNTYHYVVARANAAGTGPRSRPVSTRMPEPSGAPALSVPKTAYGNAVRPFRLVVRATGDPVRFTATGLPDGLSLDPRTGVLSGIPATGGEYSVRLTAENAKGSGTAVLALTVAAAPPGPWAYRDLGDVVHDERLLGAYGVVSVRMPGITHHDDGVFIVRGAGADLNVNGQGASAQFAYVPLAGDAEFTARLTRPTGAPGRVGVVMAKSLNPFDLMAGTVVTAGGSGVCQLIRRAKVAGSAAAVNGPSFSGAPLWLRLRRAGLVFTASVSGDGETWTTVGEDTLAGFGDAPYYAGLAVTSGSQDVLATAVFDQVTWRT; this comes from the coding sequence GTGCTTCCCCTCAGCCGACGGTCGTTTTTCGGTGCGGCGGGGCTGGCGGCCGTGGCGGGAAGCGGGCTGCTGCCCGCATCCGCCACGCCCGCGTGGGCCCTGGACACGGATGAAGCGTCGACCGCGGAAAAGGCGTTCGCGCATCCCGGGCTGCTCCACTCCCGCGCGGATCTGGACCGGATGAGCTCCGCGGTCGCGGCCGGACGCGACCCGATCGCCTCGGGCTTCGCCGCCATGGCCGCTCACGCCCGCTCCCAGCACACCTACGCCGTCCAGAACACCGGACAGATCACGACCTGGGGCCGCGGTCCCACCAACTTCGCGAACCAGGCCGCCGCCGACGCGGCCGCCGCGTACCAGAACGCCCTGATGTGGGCGATCACCGGCGATGTCCGCCACGCCGACAAGGCCCGCGACATCCTCGATGCCTGGGCCGCCTCCCTCACCGGCATCACCGGCGCGGACGGGCAGCTCGGCGCAGGACTCCAGGGTTTCAAGCTCGTCAACGCCGCCGAGATCCTCCGGCACAGCGGCTACGACGGCTGGCCTGAGGCGTCGGTGCGGCGCTGCGCCGGTTCCTTTGCCGAGGTCTGGTACCCGGCGGTGTCCGGCTACTGCCTGTACGCCAACGGCAACTGGGACCTCGCCGCACTCCGCACGGTCCTTGCCATCGCGGTGTTCTGCGACGACCGGGTGATGTTCGAGGATGCCATGCGGTTCGCGACGGCCGGGGCCGGCAACGGCTCCGTGCTCCACCGCATCGTCACCGCCGCCGGGCAGGGCCAGGAGTCCGGTCGCGACCAGCCCCACGAGCAGCTCGCGGTCGGCCTGCTCGCGGACGCGGCCCAGGTCGCCTGGCAGCAGGGCGTGGACCTCTTCGGCTTCGCCGGCGACCGGATCCTCGCCAATTTCGAGTACTTCGCCCGCTACAACCTCGGCGACGACTCCGTGCCGTTCACAGCCGACCTCGACCGCACCGGCAAATACATCAAGACGGCCGTCTCCGACCGGCAGCGCGGAGTGTTCCGGCCCCTGTGGGAGATGGCGTACGCCCACTATGTGGGACGCCTCGGCAAGTCGGCCCCCTGCACCGAGAAGGTGATCTTCCGGGGTGCGGGTGGGACACGCGTGGTCGAGGGCTACGACGACGACCACCCGTCATGGGGCACCCTCACCTTCGCCGGTACGGAACGCGGCTCCGGCATGCCGGCGGCGCCCACCGCTCCCGCAGGTGTGACGGCGGCGGCCGGAGAGGCGGGGATCGACCTGGTCTGGCCGGCGGTCGTCGGGGCGCGGACCTACGCGGTGTGGCGGAAGGAGCCGGGCTCCGACGCGTACACGCTGCTCGTGGACGGGCTCACCGCGACCTCGTACACCGACCGCACCACGGCCGCCGGCCGTGCGTACGCGTACACGGTCGCGGCGGCGGGCGGACAAGGCGCCGGGCCTCGGTCGCTGCCCGTCGTGGCCGCCCGCGGACTGCCCGCTCCGTGGCATACCGATGACATCGGCGAGGCACGGCCGAAGGGCTCGACGGGGTACGACGGCGAGCGCATCACCATGGAGGCGGGCGGCACCGGAATCGCCGCGGACGCCGACTCCTTCCGCTTCGCCTGGTTGCCGCTGTCGGGGGACGGCGCCGTCACGGCCCGGGTCGTATACCCGCTCAGCTCGCAGTACTCCCAGGTGGGCGTCATGGTGCGCGGCTCGCTGGAAGCGGGGGCCCCGCACGCGGCGATGCTGCTGCAGGGCCTGCCGCTGCACGCCTGGAGCGGGGTGTGGACGGTACGGGCCAAGCCCGGCGGCACCACGCGCGGCACCGGCTCCCTGCCCGTGCCGCCGTCGCAGCGCCCGTCGATCACCACGAACGCCGCCTTCCCGATCTCCGAGCTGGGGCCGCTGCCCGAGTCGGCGACGCCGTTGGAATGCCCGTATGTGGAGGCCGCCGGTGACGGCTACCGGCTACGGATGCCCTACTGGGTGCGGATCACCCGCAAGGGAACGCTCCTCACGGGAGAGATCTCACCGGACGGACACGAGTGGACGAAGGTGGGGGCGGACGAACTGCCACTGGGCGAGCACGCTCTGGTGGGGCTCGCCTTCACCTCGTGCCTGGGGGTCGCGGAGGACTATGCGGAGACCGGTACGGCGTGCTTCGACAACGTGACGATCCAGGCTCGGGGCACCAGCTGGTCGGTCCCGGAGCCGCAGAGCGGCGTGAGCGAGGTACGGGCGACAGGCGACGACTCCGCGATCGAGCTCGAGTGGCGCGACGACGACCTGTCCGGGCGGTACACGGTGTGGCGCAGGGACACCGAGCGCGGCCCGTACCGGGTGCTGGCCACCGGCGTCGCGCCGGTCGGCTTCGGGACCCGGGCCCGGTTCAGGGACGCCACCGGCGTGCCCGGGAACACGTACCACTACGTCGTCGCGCGCGCGAACGCGGCCGGAACGGGGCCGCGTTCGCGCCCGGTGAGCACCCGGATGCCCGAGCCGTCCGGGGCTCCCGCGCTGTCCGTCCCGAAGACCGCGTACGGCAACGCCGTACGGCCGTTCCGCCTTGTCGTGCGCGCGACGGGCGACCCCGTACGGTTCACGGCGACGGGGCTGCCCGACGGGCTGAGCCTCGATCCCCGAACCGGTGTCCTCTCCGGCATTCCGGCCACGGGGGGCGAGTACTCCGTCCGGCTGACGGCGGAGAACGCGAAGGGCTCGGGCACGGCGGTACTCGCGTTGACCGTCGCCGCCGCCCCACCCGGCCCCTGGGCGTACCGCGACCTCGGCGACGTGGTCCACGACGAGCGCCTCCTCGGCGCGTACGGTGTGGTGAGCGTCCGCATGCCGGGGATCACCCATCACGACGACGGGGTCTTCATCGTGCGCGGCGCGGGCGCCGATCTCAACGTCAACGGGCAGGGCGCGAGCGCCCAGTTCGCGTACGTGCCGCTCGCCGGGGACGCGGAGTTCACCGCCCGGCTGACCCGGCCGACCGGCGCACCCGGGCGCGTCGGGGTGGTGATGGCGAAGTCCCTCAATCCCTTCGACCTGATGGCCGGCACGGTGGTGACCGCAGGGGGGAGCGGCGTGTGCCAGTTGATCAGGCGGGCCAAGGTGGCCGGCAGCGCGGCGGCGGTGAACGGCCCGTCGTTCTCCGGTGCCCCGCTGTGGCTGCGGCTGCGGCGCGCCGGCCTGGTCTTCACCGCCTCCGTGTCGGGCGACGGCGAGACCTGGACGACGGTGGGGGAGGACACTCTGGCGGGCTTCGGCGACGCCCCGTACTACGCGGGCCTGGCCGTGACCTCCGGGAGCCAGGACGTCCTGGCCACCGCCGTGTTCGACCAGGTCACGTGGCGTACATGA
- a CDS encoding cytochrome P450: MSTSEHDTTPTPTFPMVRSCPLAPPDEYQRMRATAPVVRATLPNGAPVWAVTRHAEARQILSDPRISSNTGRPERPRGPDDDRPDDGFFVDMDPPEHSRFRRLLISELGARPMDAMRPALQRIADTAIDELLAAGAPADLVGMYARRVPSRVLCELFGIPAGDHEFFESRLRMLSVTSMNPSVAAEASRDVRGYLRELISSAEREPDNGMIRRLAARHLPTGELTTDELINMGFLMLLAGYDSPANTISLGVLTLLRHPAQLAALRADPGLLPGAVEELLRFHSVQDWVSFDRIAADDLDIGSARIRAGDRLTVLAASANRDALAFENPDEFDIRRSAHHHVAFGYGIHQCIGRNLARAELQIAFGTLLTRMPTLHLAIGVEDLPFADDAPFFGLHAMPVAW, from the coding sequence ATGAGTACATCCGAGCACGACACAACCCCGACGCCGACCTTCCCGATGGTGCGGTCCTGCCCGCTCGCACCGCCGGACGAGTATCAGCGGATGCGTGCCACCGCGCCGGTCGTCCGAGCCACCCTGCCCAACGGCGCACCGGTCTGGGCGGTCACCCGCCACGCCGAGGCGCGGCAGATCCTCAGTGACCCGAGGATCAGCTCGAACACCGGACGCCCCGAACGGCCGCGTGGACCCGACGACGATCGCCCCGACGACGGCTTCTTCGTCGATATGGATCCGCCTGAGCACAGCCGGTTCCGGCGGTTGCTGATCTCCGAGCTCGGCGCCCGTCCGATGGACGCCATGCGGCCGGCGCTCCAGCGAATCGCCGATACGGCCATCGACGAGTTGCTGGCGGCCGGGGCGCCCGCCGACCTCGTCGGCATGTACGCGCGCCGGGTCCCGTCGCGGGTCCTCTGCGAGTTGTTCGGCATCCCGGCCGGCGACCACGAGTTCTTCGAGTCGCGGCTGCGGATGTTGTCCGTCACGAGTATGAACCCGAGTGTGGCGGCCGAGGCGTCCAGAGACGTTCGCGGCTATCTGCGGGAACTCATCAGCAGCGCGGAGCGCGAACCGGACAACGGAATGATCCGGCGGCTGGCCGCCAGACACCTGCCCACCGGCGAGCTGACCACGGACGAGCTGATCAACATGGGCTTTCTCATGCTGCTCGCGGGTTACGACTCACCGGCGAATACGATCTCGCTGGGCGTACTCACGCTGCTGCGGCACCCGGCGCAGCTCGCCGCGTTGCGCGCCGACCCCGGCCTGCTGCCGGGCGCGGTCGAGGAGCTGCTGCGCTTCCACTCGGTGCAGGACTGGGTCAGCTTCGACCGGATCGCGGCCGACGACCTCGATATCGGCTCTGCGCGGATCCGCGCCGGTGATCGTTTGACGGTGCTGGCCGCATCCGCCAACCGTGATGCGCTGGCGTTCGAGAACCCCGACGAGTTCGACATCCGCCGGTCCGCCCACCACCACGTCGCCTTCGGCTACGGGATACACCAGTGCATCGGCCGCAACCTCGCCCGCGCCGAGCTGCAGATCGCCTTCGGCACGCTGCTGACCCGGATGCCGACGCTGCACCTGGCGATCGGGGTCGAAGACTTGCCCTTCGCCGACGATGCCCCGTTCTTCGGGCTGCACGCGATGCCTGTCGCCTGGTAG
- a CDS encoding NAD-dependent epimerase/dehydratase family protein, whose protein sequence is MTVHDRRAFIIGGTGQIGRATAARLTEAGYAVTLGHRRPRPDASEPDGVVSVQVDRNDTEALLNALEGHDLVVDTVAFAPHHAAQLAQLAGRVGSLVVISTGAVYKAPGLPVPIPETWPTVERDAHIYAAGKAALERHLLATPGLPVSILRTGVLHGPYGTSLDHWSFIKRALDKRPHVVLAQDGQSRFPTSAVANVAELICLCAQHPAARVLNIADDPLTVAEIGARIFAVMGHETEIVTFPGPSRPDGLGFNPWNVPEPIVFSMDRARAELGYRHAVSYDDALRQDIEWAVAAVAVAEAGGGSWQDVFPDLIARHGPDVWFPYAAEDAYVAGA, encoded by the coding sequence GTGACGGTTCACGACCGAAGGGCCTTCATCATCGGAGGCACGGGGCAGATCGGCCGGGCCACAGCCGCCCGACTCACCGAGGCCGGGTACGCGGTGACCCTGGGGCACCGCCGGCCCCGTCCGGACGCCTCGGAGCCGGACGGGGTGGTGTCGGTCCAGGTCGACCGGAACGACACCGAGGCGCTGCTCAATGCCCTCGAGGGCCACGATCTGGTCGTGGACACGGTCGCGTTCGCCCCGCACCATGCTGCGCAACTCGCCCAGTTGGCCGGCCGCGTCGGCTCGCTGGTGGTCATCTCGACGGGAGCGGTCTACAAGGCTCCCGGCCTGCCGGTGCCGATCCCGGAGACGTGGCCGACGGTCGAGCGCGACGCCCACATCTATGCGGCGGGGAAGGCGGCGCTGGAGCGACACCTGCTGGCGACGCCCGGCCTGCCGGTCAGCATTCTGCGGACGGGCGTGCTGCACGGCCCGTACGGCACGTCGCTGGATCACTGGTCGTTCATCAAGCGGGCGCTGGACAAGCGGCCGCACGTCGTGCTCGCCCAGGACGGGCAGAGCCGGTTCCCCACCTCGGCGGTCGCGAACGTCGCCGAGCTGATCTGTCTGTGCGCGCAGCACCCGGCGGCCCGGGTCCTCAACATCGCCGATGACCCGCTGACCGTCGCCGAGATCGGCGCCAGGATCTTCGCTGTCATGGGCCACGAGACAGAGATCGTCACCTTCCCGGGCCCGTCGCGTCCGGACGGGCTGGGTTTCAACCCGTGGAATGTGCCGGAGCCGATCGTGTTCAGTATGGACAGGGCCCGTGCTGAGCTCGGGTACCGCCATGCCGTCTCCTACGACGACGCGCTGCGCCAGGACATCGAATGGGCCGTCGCCGCCGTGGCCGTGGCCGAGGCGGGCGGCGGCAGCTGGCAGGACGTCTTCCCTGATCTGATCGCTCGCCACGGCCCCGACGTCTGGTTCCCCTATGCGGCCGAGGACGCCTATGTCGCCGGCGCGTAG
- a CDS encoding aspartyl protease family protein: MLRGAAVLAGAAATAPLLGGAARALAGSGDADALFKAGKFEQAGRAYEEILKKDPTNLHAARRRGYVGLLANQFSDAEKYLKMAIELAPDDKDANYFLADCYIRQDKFSLSAPRWKAAGEEAYAKWFAAVRGEPYQIHGDLARVPFQQMDPIPLVEASVNGGPPKRFTFYTGAPSMSMRASVAKEAGLSPVASQSIEYENGVIWAYYGILDSFKLGGIELRNVPVGWSSTESGEDVDTDSDGLIGTWVFYHLLTTFDYAGRSLILRRRTPETASKVRAAATRAGAEPLPLWLAREQYLHSRGSIAGVAGSGTGVVGVNFGGRGEMAAVVFGDTAEQLGIRSDYGRPIGTFAHSHPAVTYPCYPKEIRLGGAAAKEIYCETHPQAERASLGFDVRAAFFHCFFKPYNITLDFTDMNLYIADGKAT, translated from the coding sequence GTGTTGCGAGGCGCCGCGGTGCTGGCCGGTGCCGCCGCGACGGCGCCGCTGTTGGGCGGGGCGGCCAGGGCGCTGGCCGGCAGCGGTGACGCGGACGCGCTGTTCAAGGCGGGCAAGTTCGAGCAGGCCGGCCGCGCGTACGAGGAGATCCTGAAAAAGGACCCCACGAACCTGCACGCGGCCCGCCGGCGCGGCTATGTCGGGCTCCTGGCCAACCAGTTCTCCGACGCCGAAAAGTACCTCAAGATGGCCATCGAGCTGGCGCCCGACGACAAGGACGCCAACTACTTCCTGGCCGACTGCTACATCCGGCAGGACAAATTCTCCCTGTCCGCACCACGCTGGAAAGCGGCCGGCGAGGAAGCCTACGCCAAATGGTTCGCGGCGGTCCGCGGCGAGCCGTATCAGATCCACGGCGACCTCGCGCGGGTGCCATTCCAGCAGATGGACCCGATTCCACTGGTGGAGGCCTCGGTCAACGGCGGACCGCCGAAGCGCTTCACGTTCTACACCGGCGCCCCGAGTATGAGCATGCGCGCGTCGGTGGCCAAGGAGGCCGGGCTGAGCCCCGTCGCCAGTCAGAGCATCGAGTACGAGAACGGCGTCATATGGGCGTACTACGGGATACTGGACTCCTTCAAGCTGGGCGGCATCGAACTGCGCAACGTCCCCGTGGGCTGGTCGTCGACGGAGTCGGGCGAGGATGTCGACACCGACAGCGACGGCCTGATCGGCACGTGGGTCTTCTACCACTTGCTGACCACCTTTGACTACGCGGGCCGGTCGCTGATCCTGCGCCGCAGAACCCCCGAAACGGCCAGTAAGGTACGCGCCGCCGCTACCCGAGCGGGCGCGGAGCCCCTGCCGCTGTGGCTGGCCCGTGAGCAATATCTGCACAGCAGGGGCAGCATCGCCGGCGTCGCCGGCTCCGGCACAGGGGTGGTGGGCGTGAACTTCGGCGGAAGGGGCGAGATGGCCGCGGTCGTGTTCGGGGACACGGCCGAGCAGTTGGGGATCCGCAGCGACTACGGCCGCCCGATCGGGACTTTCGCCCACAGCCACCCAGCCGTCACCTACCCCTGCTACCCGAAGGAGATCCGCCTCGGCGGCGCCGCCGCCAAGGAGATCTACTGCGAGACGCACCCACAGGCCGAGCGCGCCTCCCTCGGGTTCGACGTGCGAGCCGCCTTCTTCCACTGCTTCTTCAAGCCCTACAACATCACCCTCGACTTCACCGACATGAACCTCTACATCGCCGACGGCAAGGCCACCTGA